The segment CAAATACTTTTCCAACGGCCTCGATCTGCGATGGATTGCAGAGAGCCCTAGCGACCGCCTTGACATAATCAGGGACAAATTCGAGAACATGTTGGCGGCCTTCATGAGGGTGGGCGTCCCCACCGTGGCGGCCATCTGCGGCCACGCGGCAGCGGGCGGTTTTATGCTGGCCCTAGCGCACGACTACCGCTTCATGACGCAGGGGCGCTCTGTGCTCTACTTGAGCGAGCTTGACCATGGTATGCTTTTTCCCCGGAGTCTCATGGCGCTTATTCGCAGCAAGCTGCAGCCCGCTGCCCGGCGTGATTTGGTGCTGGGTGCCCGCAAGCTGAGCGCGCAGATGGGGTTGGAAAGAGGGATTTTGGACGGCGTTTTTCAGGACTCGGCGGAGACTTTGCAGGCGGCGGTTAAGGCGGCGGAGAAGTTGGCAGGCAGGGGATGGAAGAGAGAGATTTACAGTGGCCTCAGATTGGGGGCGTTTCCTGGGGTTGTGGAGGAGCTTGATGCTCATGCCGACCCTTATCTCTTTCACCACGCTTTATCTAAGCTCTGATGCTCATTTCCTTTGTGGGGATTTCTGTAAGTTGGGAAATTTTACGGGATCTTTCGTAGATCTGGGTTTTTATAAGATTATTTTTTTTTGGAAGAAGATATCATTCTGTTTAAAAAGGCAAATTACCAGACTGAATTTCTGATGAGATGAATACACTGGAAATTGTAAGAGGATTATTCCCTTATTGGGAAATTAATGAAAGTATGTGGGCAATGATCTCGTAGTTCTGCCATATTGTCCTATGCTCATACCTGAACTGTTTCTGCGATTTCCTCTGTTTTTAAATTTCTGGTAATGGATACAACCTGGTTATTCAGTTATTGTCTACCCATAAGTATTGATTACATCATGTTAAGCTAGCAAACCTTCAATTAAGCTATCAAGATTAAGGATCCATTCCTTAAAATTACATTCAATTAAGCTATCAATCCTTTTTCTTGCACAATCTCAGTCTGACGATGCATACTGAAATATCGATGGAAATGATGATGTTGAAAAATGTTACACAATCAATTTCAGAGATCTTTACACAATGATATCATGGACTCTGAAAAATCCATGCTCTTAATTTCATACTTCCAAAGATTTATACAGATAGATGGCTGCACACCAATTAAACTGCATCATCTTGGATTGGATTTTCCTGTTCTGTCTGTTTATTTCCTGTATTATCTCATGTTGTTAATTCTCTCTTTTTTCTACGATCGGTCTCTTCTCCATTTCCTTCATACACCTGAAAGCCATATTAGGTAGGATCGGGACATAAATATTTATAACGGGGTAGACTTTTTCCCGAGTACTCAGGAATCAGATTCTTAAGCTTTTGCCTTTGTTGTCACCGAGGCTGTTGTAGTGAAGGTtggaatattttgaatttgtcagACATGACGTTGGGCTTTCTGTAACGGAATTTGAAATCACTCTAACCCCGGC is part of the Cryptomeria japonica chromosome 10, Sugi_1.0, whole genome shotgun sequence genome and harbors:
- the LOC131046240 gene encoding enoyl-CoA delta isomerase 1, peroxisomal — translated: MCSLAKQGKVYILTLVGNDDHRFNPTTLDAICDALKQVEQSPDVAALVTTNAGKYFSNGLDLRWIAESPSDRLDIIRDKFENMLAAFMRVGVPTVAAICGHAAAGGFMLALAHDYRFMTQGRSVLYLSELDHGMLFPRSLMALIRSKLQPAARRDLVLGARKLSAQMGLERGILDGVFQDSAETLQAAVKAAEKLAGRGWKREIYSGLRLGAFPGVVEELDAHADPYLFHHALSKL